The following coding sequences lie in one bacterium genomic window:
- a CDS encoding integration host factor subunit beta, with the protein MTKADIVEDIAQRTGLTKKEVAETVDLFLDKIGDLLVDGKHLEIRGFGTFKVKERKERMARNPRTGDSVPVPSRKVPVFKVSKMLKDKVAGD; encoded by the coding sequence ATGACCAAGGCCGATATCGTAGAAGACATCGCCCAGAGGACCGGCTTGACCAAGAAGGAAGTCGCCGAGACGGTGGATCTCTTCCTGGACAAGATCGGCGACCTGCTGGTCGACGGCAAACACCTGGAAATCAGGGGCTTTGGCACTTTCAAGGTCAAGGAGCGCAAGGAGCGCATGGCGCGCAACCCGCGCACCGGCGACTCGGTGCCCGTGCCGTCCCGCAAGGTGCCGGTCTTCAAAGTGTCCAAGATGTTGAAGGACAAGGTCGCCGGCGACTGA
- a CDS encoding site-2 protease family protein, producing the protein MEMVAIRVLVLVFSVVVHEVAHGWMALKLGDTTARDQGRLTLNPLPHVDPMGSVIVPLLLSLTGSIMMGWAKPVPVHPGRLRHPWNDHPKVAAAGPASNLLLALIAAVLLGATAAIASRLPVGHAAAPAAEFLLLVWQTGIVINVVLAVFNLIPLPPLDGSWILTRFLPDNLRDGYERLRNYGMLVVVGFLLLMHYTSAGDYLQVGMMAVASPFFNLAIAVARLGA; encoded by the coding sequence ATGGAGATGGTGGCGATCCGCGTGCTGGTGCTGGTCTTCTCCGTGGTCGTCCACGAAGTGGCCCACGGCTGGATGGCCCTGAAGCTCGGCGATACGACCGCCCGGGATCAGGGCCGCCTGACGCTCAATCCCCTGCCGCACGTCGACCCGATGGGCAGCGTCATCGTGCCGCTGCTGCTTTCACTGACCGGCTCGATCATGATGGGCTGGGCCAAGCCCGTGCCGGTGCATCCGGGGCGGTTGCGGCATCCGTGGAACGACCATCCGAAGGTGGCGGCGGCCGGCCCGGCCAGCAACCTGCTGCTGGCCCTGATCGCGGCCGTGCTCCTGGGCGCGACCGCGGCGATCGCCTCCCGCCTGCCGGTCGGCCATGCGGCGGCGCCGGCGGCCGAGTTCCTGCTGCTCGTCTGGCAGACCGGCATCGTCATCAACGTCGTGCTCGCGGTCTTCAACCTGATCCCGCTGCCGCCGCTCGACGGCAGCTGGATCCTGACGCGCTTCCTGCCCGACAACCTGCGCGACGGTTACGAGCGCCTGCGCAACTACGGCATGCTCGTGGTCGTGGGCTTCCTGCTGCTGATGCACTACACGTCGGCGGGTGACTACCTGCAGGTCGGGATGATGGCCGTGGCCAGCCCGTTCTTCAACCTGGCGATCGCCGTGGCCCGTCTCGGTGCCTGA
- a CDS encoding glycosyltransferase family 9 protein, with protein MTVTRRAKQSLMRPLARALRRERLAPGALTALRPARILVVRQHNQMGDMVCATPALRAIAETWPDAAVALVTSPANAGVVRHNPHLSRVLVFEKPLRRLPSFVCELRRWDADLAIVLSSVSFSLTSALIGLLSGARHVVGADSRAFGWEFGEHCFSLVMPGSPVVDRHAIVHGLAPLRAVGVTTDDESTVVVPSAAERQDAAAITAALGLEAGYWALHPGAGKRQNVWPASRFAAVARRAAGEGRQVLVLHGPADSEALAAFGPLRVPGVRHGALVVAPPCGVGVAAALLAGADRFLCNDTGIMHVAGAMRVPTLALFGPTDPGLWKPPAPEVLALRAGHRVEDPRGDEYGWMEAIDEDTVWRAWSGLTGRSAANRGRLRWRWWRSACWCWSSPWSSTKWPTAGWP; from the coding sequence TTGACCGTCACCAGGCGTGCCAAGCAGTCCCTGATGCGCCCGCTCGCGCGGGCGCTGCGGCGTGAGCGTCTGGCGCCCGGCGCCCTGACGGCGTTGCGGCCCGCGCGCATCCTCGTCGTGCGCCAGCACAACCAGATGGGCGACATGGTCTGCGCCACGCCGGCGCTGCGCGCCATCGCCGAAACCTGGCCGGACGCTGCCGTGGCGCTCGTTACCTCGCCGGCCAATGCCGGCGTGGTGCGGCACAACCCGCACCTGTCGCGGGTCCTGGTGTTCGAGAAGCCGCTGCGCCGGCTGCCGTCGTTCGTGTGCGAATTGCGCCGGTGGGACGCCGACCTGGCCATCGTGCTGAGCAGCGTCTCGTTCTCGTTGACGAGCGCGCTCATCGGCCTTTTGAGCGGGGCGCGCCACGTCGTGGGGGCCGACAGCCGCGCGTTCGGGTGGGAGTTCGGCGAGCATTGCTTCTCGCTGGTGATGCCCGGCTCGCCGGTCGTCGATCGCCACGCGATCGTCCACGGGCTCGCGCCGCTGCGCGCCGTGGGCGTCACGACCGACGACGAGTCGACGGTGGTCGTGCCGTCGGCCGCCGAGCGTCAGGACGCCGCCGCGATCACGGCCGCCCTCGGCCTGGAGGCGGGCTACTGGGCCCTGCATCCGGGTGCGGGCAAGCGGCAGAATGTCTGGCCGGCATCTCGGTTCGCTGCCGTGGCCCGGCGTGCCGCCGGCGAGGGCCGGCAGGTCCTGGTGCTGCACGGCCCGGCCGACAGCGAGGCGCTGGCGGCGTTCGGACCGTTGCGCGTGCCCGGTGTGCGCCACGGCGCGCTTGTGGTGGCACCACCCTGCGGCGTCGGCGTGGCCGCGGCGCTGCTCGCGGGCGCCGACCGGTTCCTCTGCAACGACACGGGCATCATGCATGTGGCCGGGGCGATGCGCGTGCCCACCCTGGCCCTGTTCGGCCCGACCGACCCGGGGCTCTGGAAGCCGCCTGCGCCGGAGGTGCTGGCACTGCGGGCGGGTCATCGTGTGGAAGATCCGCGTGGCGACGAGTACGGCTGGATGGAAGCGATCGACGAAGACACCGTGTGGCGCGCCTGGTCCGGGCTGACCGGCCGCTCCGCTGCGAACAGGGGACGGTTGAGATGGAGATGGTGGCGATCCGCGTGCTGGTGCTGGTCTTCTCCGTGGTCGTCCACGAAGTGGCCCACGGCTGGATGGCCCTGA
- the rsgA gene encoding ribosome small subunit-dependent GTPase A has protein sequence MSDDETSREGLVIRSGSGHCQVAVGDENWRCRVRGRLRQGPKEAQTIVVAGDRVRVSLVAGNVAPGVAGGEAVVEEVLDRRNRISRLAARRNGGRVEQVLMANLDQLVVVQSVRDPEPQTGFVDRLLAAALRFGVDGVVVLNKVDLMHDEAERARELEHWGWYRRLDHVVIAASVATGEGMPELAALLAGKVTLLLGASGVGKSSLLNVLYPGLGLRVNDVTDRTGLGRHTTTHTELHAVPGGGYIADSPGLRGFDPWDIAPVDIRAYFPDLEQEALSCRFRGCLHRDEPGCGVKDAVARGTLPPWRHEAYLALLRDLEERERSAGYRK, from the coding sequence ATGAGCGACGATGAAACATCGCGCGAAGGTCTTGTAATCCGGTCCGGTTCCGGCCATTGCCAGGTGGCGGTGGGCGACGAGAACTGGCGCTGCCGCGTCCGCGGGCGCCTCAGGCAGGGCCCCAAGGAGGCCCAGACGATCGTCGTGGCCGGTGACCGTGTGCGCGTGTCGCTGGTCGCCGGCAACGTGGCGCCGGGTGTCGCCGGCGGCGAGGCCGTCGTCGAGGAAGTGCTGGACCGCCGCAACCGCATCTCGCGCCTGGCCGCGCGTCGCAACGGCGGTCGTGTCGAGCAGGTGCTCATGGCCAACCTCGACCAGCTGGTCGTGGTCCAGTCCGTGCGCGACCCGGAACCGCAGACGGGCTTCGTCGACCGGCTGCTGGCGGCAGCGCTGCGGTTCGGCGTGGACGGCGTCGTCGTGCTCAACAAGGTGGACCTGATGCACGATGAGGCCGAGCGTGCGCGCGAACTGGAGCACTGGGGCTGGTATCGACGCCTGGATCACGTCGTGATCGCCGCTTCGGTGGCGACGGGTGAGGGGATGCCCGAACTGGCGGCCCTGCTGGCAGGCAAGGTCACGCTGCTGCTCGGCGCCTCGGGCGTCGGCAAGAGCAGCCTGCTCAATGTGCTCTACCCGGGCCTCGGCCTCCGTGTGAACGACGTGACCGATCGCACCGGACTCGGCCGTCACACGACCACGCACACCGAATTGCACGCGGTGCCGGGCGGCGGCTACATCGCCGACTCGCCGGGCCTGCGCGGCTTCGATCCCTGGGACATTGCCCCGGTCGACATCCGCGCCTATTTTCCGGACCTGGAGCAGGAGGCGTTGTCGTGCCGTTTCCGCGGCTGCCTGCACCGCGATGAGCCGGGTTGCGGCGTGAAGGATGCGGTCGCGCGGGGAACCCTGCCGCCCTGGCGTCACGAAGCCTACCTGGCGCTGCTGCGCGACCTCGAGGAACGGGAGCGGTCGGCGGGCTATCGCAAATGA
- a CDS encoding PTS sugar transporter subunit IIA — protein MLKHTSPALFLPDLQATDKASALAEMVEGLVAGTSIHNPDTILQMLQSRENLGSTAVGPGIAFPHGRTLAVQRLTILIARSAKGVDFDSEDGQPTHLFFVLVAPPQDSGHQYIKSLATLIDRLQDGDLRAALRQAADYESFCDALKGV, from the coding sequence GTGCTTAAGCATACCTCACCCGCGCTCTTCCTGCCCGATCTGCAAGCCACCGACAAAGCTTCCGCTCTTGCCGAAATGGTCGAAGGTCTCGTCGCCGGTACCAGCATCCACAATCCGGACACGATCCTGCAGATGCTGCAGAGCCGCGAGAACCTCGGTTCCACTGCTGTCGGACCGGGGATCGCTTTCCCGCACGGCCGTACGCTGGCGGTGCAGCGCCTGACCATCCTCATCGCGCGCTCGGCCAAGGGCGTCGACTTCGATTCGGAGGACGGTCAGCCCACGCACCTGTTCTTCGTGCTCGTGGCCCCGCCGCAGGACTCCGGGCACCAGTACATCAAGTCGCTGGCAACCCTCATCGACCGCCTGCAGGACGGCGACCTCCGCGCGGCCCTGCGCCAGGCTGCCGACTACGAGTCCTTCTGCGACGCCCTGAAGGGGGTCTGA